A region of Pseudarthrobacter sp. NIBRBAC000502770 DNA encodes the following proteins:
- a CDS encoding PhoH family protein, translating into MTESANGKRRLNTGDGSPGEFPHSLPGIRTEVVLFENSDQMVQSLGSHDEALRFIEEQFPDVNFHARGNELSISGPVSDVPRIMRLLQEVRGLVARGTVITPAVLQQLVALLRTQSLQNPVDVLTHDILSSRGRTIRPKTLNQKTYVDAIDANTVIFGIGPAGTGKTYLAMAKAVQALQQKEVSRIILTRPAVEAGERLGFLPGTLSDKIDPYLRPLYDALHDMMDPESIPRLMAAGTIEVAPLAYMRGRTLNDAFIILDEAQNTTPEQMKMFLTRLGFGSKMVVTGDVTQVDLPFGTRSGLRIVEEILQGIKGVNFSVLDAADVVRHRLVGDIVNAYSIWDEAQRSRVKHSASREKRGEHA; encoded by the coding sequence ATGACTGAATCAGCAAATGGTAAGCGCCGGCTCAACACGGGCGATGGCAGTCCGGGGGAATTCCCGCACTCCCTTCCCGGCATCCGGACCGAAGTAGTCCTCTTCGAGAACTCCGACCAGATGGTTCAGTCGCTCGGCAGTCATGACGAGGCACTGCGGTTCATCGAGGAGCAGTTCCCGGACGTCAACTTCCATGCCCGCGGCAACGAACTGTCCATCAGCGGACCGGTCAGCGACGTTCCCCGCATCATGCGGCTCCTCCAGGAGGTCCGTGGCCTTGTGGCCCGGGGCACCGTCATCACCCCAGCGGTGCTGCAACAGCTGGTGGCCCTCCTCCGCACGCAGTCGCTGCAGAATCCCGTGGACGTGCTCACGCACGACATCCTCTCCAGCCGCGGCAGGACCATCCGGCCCAAGACGCTCAACCAGAAGACCTACGTTGACGCCATCGACGCCAACACGGTGATCTTCGGTATCGGCCCGGCCGGTACCGGCAAGACCTACCTGGCCATGGCGAAAGCCGTGCAGGCACTGCAGCAGAAGGAAGTCAGCCGGATTATCCTGACGCGCCCTGCGGTAGAGGCGGGGGAGCGTCTCGGGTTCCTGCCGGGCACGCTCAGCGACAAGATCGATCCCTACCTGCGGCCGCTTTACGACGCCCTGCACGACATGATGGACCCCGAATCCATTCCCCGGCTCATGGCCGCCGGCACCATCGAAGTGGCACCCCTCGCCTACATGCGCGGACGCACCCTCAACGACGCCTTCATCATCCTCGACGAAGCCCAGAACACCACGCCGGAACAGATGAAGATGTTCCTCACCCGGCTCGGGTTCGGGTCCAAGATGGTGGTCACCGGAGACGTGACCCAAGTGGACCTTCCCTTTGGGACGCGATCCGGGCTGCGGATCGTCGAAGAAATCCTGCAGGGGATCAAGGGCGTGAACTTCTCCGTCCTGGACGCCGCCGACGTCGTCAGGCACAGGCTGGTCGGCGACATCGTCAACGCGTACAG